In Chitinophaga nivalis, a single genomic region encodes these proteins:
- a CDS encoding carbohydrate-binding protein, which translates to MRLRFNPKIVIPIITGLMFVGLSSNGNNDKGQPKIPVLVKTNSPLQRISCFGVKPWLASAVYTGGELVVYQGRLYQARWWTQGETPGVNIVWTDKGACD; encoded by the coding sequence ATGCGTTTAAGATTTAACCCAAAAATCGTCATCCCCATCATTACTGGCTTAATGTTCGTCGGGTTGAGCTCCAACGGCAACAACGACAAAGGACAACCTAAGATTCCTGTATTAGTAAAAACGAATAGCCCATTGCAAAGAATTTCCTGTTTTGGTGTAAAGCCATGGCTTGCCTCCGCTGTATATACCGGAGGTGAACTCGTTGTATATCAAGGCCGCCTTTACCAGGCTAGATGGTGGACGCAAGGAGAAACACCAGGTGTTAATATCGTATGGACAGATAAGGGTGCCTGTGACTAA
- a CDS encoding glycosyltransferase family 2 protein, translated as MAPKVFIFLPVHNRKEITRTFITSLLQQTFTNYHLVLIDDGSTDGTADMVTSLLPAATVITGTGDWWWGGSLQQGYNWICGQTLQEGDLVLIANDDVEFAPDYLQQGVDYMHTAPDTLLLSQAYSKQTGQLTDIGVVLDWRKLTFTPATNIADINCLSTRGLFLTAKALLATGGFRPALLPHYFSDYEFTLRAQRKGFKLTSDPRVRLLMNEETTGIHQLKGVSVWKYLKKIFSKRAVGNPVYYFVFIWLSCPAKYIPLNLCRVCVGFVKTFLQNSLA; from the coding sequence ATGGCGCCGAAAGTATTTATTTTCCTCCCTGTGCATAACAGGAAAGAGATTACCCGCACGTTTATAACTTCTTTATTGCAGCAGACCTTTACCAACTATCACCTGGTATTGATTGATGATGGTTCCACCGATGGTACGGCGGATATGGTTACTTCCCTGCTGCCGGCAGCCACGGTGATTACCGGTACCGGCGACTGGTGGTGGGGCGGCAGTTTACAACAGGGGTATAACTGGATATGCGGGCAAACCTTACAGGAGGGAGACCTGGTACTGATTGCCAATGACGATGTGGAATTTGCACCGGATTACCTGCAACAAGGGGTGGATTATATGCATACAGCACCGGACACCTTGCTTTTATCGCAGGCTTACAGCAAACAAACCGGTCAGCTGACCGATATTGGGGTAGTGCTTGACTGGCGAAAGCTGACGTTTACACCGGCTACGAATATAGCGGATATTAACTGCCTGTCTACACGAGGCCTGTTCCTGACGGCGAAGGCCTTACTGGCTACCGGCGGTTTCCGTCCTGCTTTATTACCGCATTACTTTTCTGATTATGAGTTTACACTGCGGGCGCAGCGGAAAGGATTTAAGCTGACCAGCGATCCGCGTGTACGGTTATTGATGAATGAAGAAACAACGGGCATACATCAGCTGAAAGGAGTATCTGTCTGGAAATACCTGAAAAAGATATTTTCCAAACGGGCAGTTGGTAACCCGGTTTATTACTTTGTATTTATCTGGTTATCGTGTCCGGCGAAATATATTCCGCTGAATCTATGCCGGGTATGTGTAGGATTTGTAAAGACGTTCCTGCAGAATAGCCTGGCTTAA
- a CDS encoding YfhO family protein gives MKQNWLKAILPHLAAIGIFILLAAVYCAPALEGKIVNQSDMMNVEGMAKEAKDFYEKTGEHPLWTNSMFAGMPTYVVYTGPGANKVAYMNRVATLFLPAPINMLFMAMISMYLLLCILDFKYWIRIMGAIAFAFCSYNVVLINFGHVTKMWDIALMPAVLAGIILAFRGRYIIGAAVTALATAMLIYNNHLQMIYYTLIMVLCLAVGAFVHALQTKTLPQFFKASVVLVIAAVLASLPSMENLLITREYTDYTMRGGKSELTLDDTGKVQKKSTGLDIDYAFDWSYGTLESFTMLIPGFVGNSSGEKLNTGSHVYEQMVSLGAPPAQAEQMMEQMKFPMYYGAQARGTSGTVYVGAIICFLFVLSLLLVKSWHKWWLLVVTVIGFVLAWGKNFGIINNFLFYHLPLYNKFRAPAQALVLPSLTFVVLAAWALQEVASGKHTKQELLLKLKNAVYITGGLLLVVGVFGSMFLNFSGHSDASMLQYFAQMMGGEENAKLMIRALEKDRSSLLLKDSIRSLVFVAIAAGTIWAFITDKLKWQTAAIIITVAVTIDLVQVDKNYLNNESFVEETTFMTQLAPSQADLQIKQDPDPYYRVFNVTTSPFDDATPSYFHKNIGGYSPAKLWIYQDLITHQIAKNNMKVLNMLNTKYFIVPDQQSRQPVAQRNPDAYGNAWFVKGIQWAPDANTEMKTLDYMNTRDSAVIDKRFQAQLSNFTPVADSAANIKLTQYSLNSLQYASNNTHDGLGVFSEIYYPAGWSAYIDGKPADIIRADYALRAIKIPAGQHKIDMKFEPKTFFLGMKISGISSTLLLILVAVALIWEIIAQRKKAA, from the coding sequence ATGAAGCAAAACTGGCTAAAAGCCATTCTTCCACATCTCGCAGCAATAGGGATTTTCATTTTGCTGGCCGCGGTATATTGCGCTCCTGCACTGGAAGGCAAAATAGTAAACCAAAGCGACATGATGAACGTGGAGGGTATGGCCAAAGAAGCAAAGGACTTTTATGAAAAAACCGGCGAACATCCCCTATGGACTAACAGTATGTTCGCTGGTATGCCCACCTATGTGGTGTATACAGGTCCCGGCGCCAACAAGGTAGCCTATATGAACAGGGTAGCTACCCTATTCCTGCCAGCCCCTATCAATATGTTATTCATGGCCATGATCAGCATGTACCTGCTACTCTGCATCCTGGACTTCAAATACTGGATACGTATTATGGGAGCCATCGCTTTTGCGTTCTGTTCCTATAATGTGGTACTCATCAATTTCGGACACGTCACCAAAATGTGGGATATTGCCCTCATGCCGGCAGTACTGGCGGGTATTATTCTTGCTTTCAGGGGCCGCTATATCATCGGCGCCGCAGTCACCGCCCTGGCTACCGCCATGCTCATCTACAATAACCACCTCCAGATGATCTATTATACCCTGATCATGGTATTATGCCTGGCGGTAGGTGCTTTTGTACATGCGTTACAAACCAAAACACTGCCGCAATTCTTTAAAGCCAGCGTGGTACTCGTGATTGCCGCCGTACTGGCGAGCCTTCCTTCTATGGAGAATCTCCTGATCACCCGTGAGTATACCGATTATACCATGCGTGGTGGTAAATCAGAACTGACACTGGACGACACCGGCAAAGTACAGAAAAAATCTACCGGCCTGGATATCGACTACGCATTCGACTGGAGCTATGGTACCCTGGAATCTTTTACCATGCTCATTCCCGGATTCGTAGGTAACTCCTCCGGAGAAAAACTGAATACCGGTTCCCATGTGTATGAACAAATGGTGAGCCTCGGCGCTCCGCCGGCACAGGCAGAACAAATGATGGAACAAATGAAGTTCCCGATGTACTATGGTGCACAGGCGAGAGGTACTTCCGGTACAGTATATGTTGGCGCTATCATCTGTTTCCTTTTCGTACTGTCTTTATTGTTAGTAAAGAGCTGGCACAAATGGTGGCTCCTGGTAGTAACCGTAATTGGTTTCGTGCTGGCATGGGGTAAGAACTTCGGTATTATCAATAACTTCCTGTTCTATCACCTGCCGCTCTATAATAAATTCCGGGCCCCGGCCCAGGCCCTGGTGCTGCCTTCCCTGACCTTTGTGGTGTTGGCCGCATGGGCTTTACAGGAAGTAGCCAGCGGTAAACATACCAAACAGGAACTGCTGCTGAAACTGAAAAATGCCGTGTATATCACTGGTGGTCTCCTCCTCGTGGTAGGCGTATTCGGTTCCATGTTCCTGAACTTCAGTGGTCACAGCGATGCCAGTATGTTACAATACTTTGCTCAGATGATGGGTGGCGAAGAAAACGCCAAACTCATGATCCGCGCCCTGGAAAAAGACCGCAGCAGCCTGTTGTTGAAAGACAGTATCCGTTCCCTGGTATTTGTAGCCATTGCTGCAGGTACTATCTGGGCGTTCATCACCGATAAGCTGAAATGGCAAACAGCGGCTATCATCATTACCGTAGCCGTTACCATCGATCTGGTACAGGTAGATAAAAATTACCTGAACAACGAAAGCTTCGTGGAAGAAACCACCTTCATGACGCAGCTGGCGCCTTCTCAGGCCGACCTGCAAATCAAACAGGATCCGGACCCTTATTACCGCGTGTTTAATGTGACAACGAGTCCGTTTGACGATGCCACTCCTTCTTATTTCCATAAAAACATCGGTGGTTACAGCCCCGCTAAACTCTGGATCTACCAGGATCTGATCACGCACCAGATTGCCAAAAACAATATGAAAGTGTTGAACATGCTCAACACCAAATATTTCATCGTGCCTGATCAGCAATCCCGTCAGCCGGTAGCGCAGCGCAACCCGGATGCCTATGGCAATGCCTGGTTTGTAAAAGGCATACAGTGGGCCCCGGATGCCAACACCGAAATGAAAACACTGGATTACATGAATACCCGCGATTCTGCGGTTATCGATAAACGTTTCCAGGCACAACTGAGCAATTTCACCCCGGTGGCCGACAGTGCAGCAAACATCAAACTGACACAGTACAGCCTCAACAGCCTGCAGTATGCTTCCAACAATACACACGACGGTTTGGGTGTATTCTCTGAAATCTACTATCCTGCAGGATGGAGTGCGTACATCGATGGTAAACCAGCAGATATCATCCGGGCCGACTATGCTTTACGGGCCATCAAAATCCCGGCCGGACAGCATAAAATCGACATGAAGTTTGAACCAAAAACATTCTTCCTGGGTATGAAAATTTCCGGTATATCCTCTACGCTCCTGCTCATCCTCGTAGCAGTAGCCTTGATATGGGAAATCATTGCGCAGCGGAAAAAAGCAGCGTAA
- a CDS encoding magnesium transporter CorA family protein: protein MIQYFTNIDSRTVEISQPENGAWVNITPPLKQAEFEELSNKLDIPLDFLTDSLDIDEKARYELEDNVKLIVIKTPTENNSSINESDAYYITIPIVIILTHNQIITVNSFDNAAIKRFLTTFHNRSPEKRNMMVLKIFEKVVMNFLDHLKEINQRRNLLEQRLYAANRNEELLAIMRIQKSLVYFVTALRSNELLLMKLERTNFLGLNEDEKEFLNDLIVDTSQALEMANIYTNILSSTMDAFASIISNNLNLIMKRLTSITIVLTFPMLVASIYGMNVDIPYQHTSHAFYIPIIISIIISVVLSWYFMKKKLF, encoded by the coding sequence ATGATCCAGTATTTCACCAATATAGACTCCAGGACTGTTGAGATCAGCCAGCCTGAAAACGGCGCGTGGGTGAATATTACCCCGCCTTTAAAACAAGCAGAATTCGAAGAATTGTCCAACAAACTGGATATCCCCCTCGACTTCCTCACGGACTCCCTGGATATTGATGAAAAAGCGCGGTATGAGCTGGAAGATAACGTGAAACTCATCGTTATTAAAACGCCGACGGAAAATAACTCTTCCATCAATGAAAGCGATGCCTATTACATCACCATTCCGATTGTAATCATCCTCACGCACAACCAGATCATCACAGTCAACTCTTTCGACAACGCCGCCATTAAACGCTTCCTGACTACTTTCCACAACCGCTCTCCGGAAAAAAGGAATATGATGGTGCTGAAAATTTTCGAGAAAGTTGTCATGAACTTCCTCGATCACCTGAAAGAAATCAATCAGCGCAGAAATCTCCTGGAACAAAGACTGTACGCCGCCAACCGGAATGAGGAACTACTCGCCATCATGCGGATACAAAAAAGTCTGGTATACTTTGTAACAGCCCTGCGCAGTAATGAACTACTGCTCATGAAACTGGAACGTACCAATTTCCTGGGACTCAACGAAGATGAAAAAGAATTCCTCAACGACCTGATCGTAGATACCTCTCAGGCATTGGAAATGGCAAACATCTATACCAACATCCTGAGCAGCACCATGGATGCATTTGCCAGCATCATTTCCAACAACCTGAATCTCATCATGAAAAGGTTGACATCCATCACTATTGTATTAACTTTCCCCATGCTGGTGGCAAGTATTTACGGTATGAACGTGGATATCCCCTACCAACATACTTCTCACGCATTTTATATTCCCATCATCATTTCCATTATCATATCAGTTGTATTGAGCTGGTATTTTATGAAGAAAAAATTATTCTAA
- the dapF gene encoding diaminopimelate epimerase, whose translation MNNIHFYKYQGTGNDFIIMDNREGQYDWLTDEQVNELCDRRFGIGADGLMLLNKSEDYDFAMKYYNADGREGSMCGNGGRCLAAFAHKLNIGNGQLSFIAVDGPHEATLDGHNWVNLKMQDVDFVEEGPLYYYLNTGSPHFVKFVEDVQATEVFEEGRKIRYNERFAAEGTNVNFVQPFENGIFVRTYERGVEDETYSCGTGVTAAAITFAGKEEKEYVVPVQTLGGQLEVRFTKTGERTYDNIWLCGPATLVFEGSLHI comes from the coding sequence ATGAACAATATCCACTTTTATAAATATCAGGGAACCGGGAATGATTTCATCATCATGGACAACCGGGAAGGACAATACGACTGGCTTACAGACGAACAGGTCAACGAACTGTGCGACCGCCGTTTTGGTATCGGCGCAGATGGATTGATGCTGCTGAACAAAAGCGAAGACTATGACTTTGCCATGAAATACTATAATGCCGACGGCCGCGAAGGCTCTATGTGCGGCAATGGCGGCAGATGCCTCGCGGCATTCGCCCATAAGCTCAACATCGGCAACGGACAACTCTCCTTTATCGCAGTAGATGGCCCTCATGAAGCCACTCTCGATGGCCACAACTGGGTAAACCTGAAAATGCAGGATGTGGATTTTGTAGAAGAAGGCCCGCTGTATTATTATCTCAACACCGGCTCTCCCCACTTTGTAAAATTTGTGGAAGATGTACAGGCCACCGAAGTATTTGAAGAAGGCCGGAAGATACGTTACAACGAACGTTTTGCCGCAGAAGGTACCAATGTAAACTTTGTGCAGCCTTTCGAAAACGGCATCTTCGTACGTACCTACGAAAGAGGGGTGGAAGATGAAACCTACTCCTGCGGAACCGGTGTAACAGCCGCCGCGATTACTTTTGCAGGCAAAGAAGAAAAAGAATATGTAGTGCCCGTACAAACACTGGGCGGCCAGCTGGAAGTACGTTTTACCAAAACCGGCGAACGTACCTACGATAACATCTGGTTATGCGGTCCCGCTACCCTGGTGTTCGAAGGCAGTCTGCATATCTGA
- a CDS encoding class I SAM-dependent methyltransferase — protein MNCKYCNSDLAVFHTDMFDNRYGYPGQYTMWKCHDCDHLSLEGAFTPEMLQELYSKYYPRKHLDINAWEPFEKVSGLKAWFGGLKSAAYHWIPANVRILDIGCGFGQTLGYHQNRGCEVHGVEADDNIRRVEEKYGFNIKVGLFDPEQYTPGYFDYVTMDQVIEHVTDPVASMQGIAKILKPGGKAILTTPNAKGWGVTLFGKKWAHWHTPYHLHLFSKKSMKKYAAAAGLELERSITITNSEWLHYQWLHMAAYPKPGEISVFWTPNMPRTASQRLKMKVLAGIHRLKINYLITRFFDALNVGDNSIYFLKKPM, from the coding sequence ATGAATTGTAAGTATTGTAACAGTGATCTGGCCGTTTTTCACACGGATATGTTTGATAACCGTTATGGTTATCCGGGACAGTATACCATGTGGAAATGCCATGATTGCGATCACCTGTCATTGGAAGGTGCTTTTACACCGGAGATGTTACAGGAATTGTATTCCAAATACTATCCGAGGAAACACCTGGATATCAATGCCTGGGAACCTTTTGAAAAAGTGAGTGGCCTGAAAGCCTGGTTTGGCGGATTAAAAAGCGCCGCCTATCACTGGATTCCTGCCAATGTACGTATCCTGGATATTGGCTGCGGTTTCGGCCAAACGCTGGGATACCACCAGAACCGGGGATGTGAAGTACATGGGGTGGAAGCAGACGACAATATCCGCCGTGTGGAAGAAAAGTATGGCTTTAACATCAAGGTAGGCCTGTTCGACCCGGAACAATACACGCCCGGTTATTTTGATTATGTGACGATGGACCAGGTGATTGAACACGTGACCGACCCGGTGGCTTCCATGCAGGGTATTGCCAAAATTCTGAAACCCGGTGGCAAGGCTATTCTCACAACTCCCAATGCGAAAGGTTGGGGCGTAACGCTGTTTGGGAAAAAATGGGCGCACTGGCATACGCCCTACCACCTGCACCTCTTCTCCAAAAAATCCATGAAGAAGTACGCCGCAGCGGCCGGACTGGAGCTGGAGAGAAGTATTACGATTACGAATTCTGAATGGTTGCACTACCAATGGCTGCATATGGCCGCTTATCCGAAACCCGGTGAGATCTCTGTTTTCTGGACACCCAATATGCCCCGGACAGCTTCCCAGCGGTTGAAGATGAAGGTCCTGGCCGGCATCCACAGGCTGAAGATAAATTACCTGATTACCCGTTTCTTTGACGCATTGAATGTGGGGGATAACAGTATTTACTTTTTAAAGAAACCGATGTAA
- a CDS encoding NUDIX domain-containing protein, whose protein sequence is MASTGFNVRVYGIMINDKKQVLVSDEYIRGGYYTKFPGGGLEFGEGTLECIVREWQEELGQSVEVAEHIYTTDFFQISAFDNETQIISIYYLVKPLSPFLAVPLSQPFDFAVPEGAEEIEHPRWMDWDDFSAAAVTLPIDKVVADIIKNKY, encoded by the coding sequence ATGGCAAGCACAGGATTTAATGTAAGGGTATACGGGATCATGATCAACGACAAAAAACAGGTATTGGTGTCTGATGAGTATATCCGTGGGGGTTATTATACCAAATTTCCCGGCGGCGGACTGGAATTCGGAGAAGGTACACTGGAATGTATTGTACGGGAATGGCAGGAAGAACTGGGCCAGTCCGTGGAGGTAGCAGAACATATCTATACCACCGACTTCTTTCAGATCTCTGCATTCGATAACGAAACACAGATCATCTCTATTTATTACCTGGTGAAACCGCTCTCCCCTTTTCTGGCAGTGCCTTTGTCGCAGCCATTCGATTTTGCCGTACCGGAAGGCGCGGAAGAAATAGAACATCCCCGCTGGATGGATTGGGATGATTTTTCTGCGGCTGCGGTGACCCTACCTATTGATAAAGTAGTAGCAGACATCATTAAAAATAAATATTAA
- a CDS encoding queuosine precursor transporter: MIKTLLNDKPTKLFVLFTSFFVANALIAECIGGKLFSLEQLLGLPVHTFTLFGQSGLAYTLTAGVLLWPLEFVMTDIVNEYFGPKAVRRISYIAVGLIFYAFIMFFVAMKVPADGWWLGSRSEAGIPNMQTAFESIFGQGMWIILGSLTAFLVSQIVDVTVFHRIKKRTGEKHVWLRATGSTLVSQLVDSFIVLYIAFKLGNDWSWQRVLAICLVNYSYKFVVAIALTPLIYLLENRIEKFLGPETAAKMKAAAMGKETA; this comes from the coding sequence ATGATAAAAACGTTACTAAACGATAAACCCACTAAGCTGTTTGTATTGTTTACCAGCTTTTTTGTTGCCAATGCATTGATTGCGGAGTGCATCGGGGGAAAACTGTTTTCACTGGAACAGTTACTGGGATTACCCGTACATACCTTTACGTTATTTGGCCAGAGTGGGCTGGCCTACACGCTTACAGCCGGTGTGCTGTTATGGCCGCTGGAGTTTGTGATGACGGATATTGTGAATGAATACTTTGGGCCTAAAGCTGTGCGGCGTATCTCCTACATTGCGGTGGGGCTGATCTTCTATGCTTTTATCATGTTTTTTGTGGCCATGAAAGTACCGGCAGACGGCTGGTGGCTGGGAAGCCGCAGTGAAGCAGGTATTCCTAATATGCAAACGGCCTTTGAGAGTATTTTCGGACAGGGGATGTGGATCATCCTGGGTAGTTTAACTGCTTTTCTGGTCAGCCAGATTGTAGACGTTACCGTCTTCCACAGGATAAAAAAGCGTACCGGTGAAAAACATGTATGGCTGAGAGCTACCGGTTCTACACTGGTATCGCAGCTGGTAGACAGCTTCATTGTATTGTACATTGCCTTTAAATTGGGGAACGACTGGAGCTGGCAGCGCGTACTGGCTATCTGCCTGGTGAATTACAGTTATAAATTTGTAGTGGCCATTGCTTTAACGCCGCTTATTTACTTACTGGAAAACCGGATCGAAAAATTCCTGGGACCTGAAACAGCTGCAAAGATGAAAGCGGCTGCCATGGGGAAGGAGACGGCATAA
- a CDS encoding lipopolysaccharide biosynthesis protein, translating to MGVVKHQSIQSTVLIYIGFAIGGINTLLLFPHFFSDDEYALTRLFLEIGVMLVPFCTFSTGLTINRFYPYYDSHLPDKKNDLLSWSLVATFAGFLLFVLGTLIFKDLVIRKYSTNSPLFIEYFYMLYPYVLFFTLFALFESYSWSRHETVVPNFLKELVLRVVTTLLIVLYKFRVINFTTFLWLFSLTSAGTLAILLYYLRKHHLLHFTFRVSNVTRRLFRRMAVYSLSLLGATMFSLVAQNINGLIISSTKGLNNVAYLSIATYMATLIQVPQRSIAAIAIPVLAQSWKDKNLAKIGEIYIKSSLLQLIAALFIFLAIWLNIDDIFALLPPAYGVGKYVVFYLGISRVIDLGTGLNSQLLSTSRLWRFDLFSSAILLALSFPLNYFLIAKYGLIGTGYASLLSMFVFNTIRCLFIWKKFGLQPFSVGTAKAIGVAVLSYLGTCWLPNVGQPILDMMIRGAVFSFLFIFGILVFRVSDDISSTLYGWANKIRRRK from the coding sequence ATGGGAGTAGTAAAACATCAGAGTATTCAATCAACAGTGCTGATTTATATCGGGTTCGCGATAGGGGGGATCAATACGCTTTTGCTGTTTCCGCATTTTTTTTCAGATGATGAGTATGCCCTTACCCGTCTTTTCCTGGAGATAGGGGTGATGCTGGTACCTTTTTGTACTTTCAGCACGGGTCTCACCATCAACCGGTTTTATCCCTACTACGACAGTCATCTGCCCGATAAAAAGAATGACCTGCTCAGCTGGTCGCTGGTAGCTACTTTTGCCGGCTTCTTATTGTTCGTATTGGGGACCTTGATTTTTAAAGACCTGGTGATCCGGAAATATTCTACCAACTCACCGTTGTTTATTGAGTATTTCTACATGTTGTATCCCTATGTGCTGTTCTTTACGCTGTTTGCGCTATTCGAGAGCTATAGCTGGTCGCGGCATGAAACGGTGGTGCCTAACTTCCTGAAAGAGCTGGTACTGCGGGTAGTCACCACCCTGCTGATAGTGCTGTATAAGTTCAGGGTGATTAATTTTACTACGTTTCTCTGGTTATTCTCGCTCACTTCTGCCGGCACGCTGGCGATACTATTATATTATTTGCGGAAGCATCACCTGCTGCATTTTACTTTCCGGGTGAGTAATGTGACCCGGCGCTTATTCCGCCGCATGGCCGTCTATTCCCTTTCTTTGCTGGGCGCTACCATGTTTTCCCTGGTGGCACAGAATATCAACGGGTTGATCATCTCCAGCACCAAAGGATTGAATAATGTGGCCTACCTGAGTATCGCCACTTATATGGCTACCCTGATACAGGTGCCGCAGCGCAGTATTGCTGCTATTGCGATACCGGTACTGGCGCAGTCCTGGAAGGATAAAAACCTGGCAAAAATCGGGGAGATCTATATTAAATCCTCTTTGCTGCAACTGATCGCCGCCCTGTTTATTTTCCTGGCTATCTGGCTGAATATCGATGATATTTTTGCCTTGCTGCCTCCCGCCTATGGGGTAGGTAAGTATGTGGTGTTTTACCTGGGTATATCCCGTGTAATAGACCTGGGAACAGGGTTGAACAGTCAGTTGCTCAGTACCTCCCGTTTGTGGCGGTTCGACCTGTTCAGCTCCGCTATTCTGCTGGCCCTGTCTTTCCCGCTCAACTATTTCCTGATTGCGAAATATGGGCTGATCGGAACAGGATACGCCAGCTTGTTGTCGATGTTTGTGTTCAATACCATCCGGTGCCTGTTTATCTGGAAGAAATTCGGGCTGCAACCTTTTTCCGTGGGTACGGCAAAAGCAATCGGAGTGGCGGTGCTTTCCTATCTGGGTACCTGCTGGCTGCCTAATGTGGGACAACCTATTCTGGATATGATGATCCGGGGAGCTGTATTTTCATTCCTGTTTATTTTTGGTATACTTGTGTTCCGTGTTTCCGACGACATTAGCTCTACGCTGTATGGCTGGGCCAATAAGATAAGACGGCGGAAGTAA
- a CDS encoding nucleoside phosphorylase, giving the protein MDKRIAESELIINSRGAVYHLDVRPEELAHTIITVGDPDRVQGVSKHFDKIEGKYQHREFVTHTGYIGNKRLSVVSTGIGTDNIDIVFNELDALVNIDFNTRLIKPELTSLQIVRLGTSGALQDSIPVDSFVVSSHGLGLDNLMTYYAYENTTHEKQLLEAFRGQVALQPGGPAPSLFTASEKLHQHFRDGFHTGITVTCPGFYAPQGRVLRGTLSNPNLIDNLTSFNYDHHRITNFEMETSAIYGMGRVLGHECLSISAIVANRIRKEFTKDGGAVVASLIEKGLEIIAGI; this is encoded by the coding sequence ATGGATAAACGTATTGCTGAGTCAGAACTGATCATTAACAGCCGCGGAGCGGTATACCATCTTGATGTAAGACCGGAGGAACTCGCACACACCATTATCACCGTTGGTGACCCCGATCGCGTGCAGGGTGTGAGCAAACATTTTGATAAAATAGAAGGTAAATACCAACACCGGGAATTTGTAACACATACTGGCTACATCGGTAATAAACGTTTATCAGTGGTATCTACCGGTATTGGTACCGATAATATCGATATCGTGTTCAACGAACTGGATGCCCTCGTAAATATTGATTTCAATACCCGGCTGATCAAACCTGAACTGACTTCCCTGCAGATTGTTCGCCTGGGTACTTCCGGCGCATTACAGGACAGCATTCCGGTAGACAGCTTCGTGGTATCTTCTCACGGCCTGGGCCTCGACAACCTCATGACGTATTATGCCTACGAAAATACAACGCATGAAAAACAATTGCTGGAAGCCTTCCGCGGTCAGGTAGCATTGCAACCCGGCGGCCCCGCTCCCAGCCTCTTTACCGCCTCTGAAAAACTGCACCAGCACTTCAGAGATGGTTTTCATACAGGCATCACCGTTACCTGTCCAGGTTTTTATGCCCCTCAGGGCAGAGTACTGCGTGGTACCCTCTCCAATCCCAACCTGATCGACAACCTCACCAGCTTCAACTACGATCATCACCGCATCACCAACTTCGAAATGGAAACATCCGCCATTTACGGTATGGGACGTGTACTGGGTCATGAATGTTTGTCTATCAGCGCCATCGTAGCCAACCGTATCCGTAAGGAATTCACTAAGGATGGCGGCGCTGTGGTAGCATCCCTGATCGAAAAAGGACTGGAGATCATTGCCGGCATTTAA